The sequence GCGCCGCGATGGCACCCGCGCGCCGCGTGAAGGCGGTCACCCGGTGGCCTCGCTCGAGCAACGCATCCACCACCGCGCGGCCCGAGCCCCCGGTCGCCCCCACCACCAGCACGTTCATCGTTGGTTCCTGCATGAGGTCCAGCTTGAGCCCATGGCATGAGACGCACCAGCACTGGACATCCATCTGACTTGCTCGATCGTCCAGCATCGCGGACGATGGCGACATGCACCCGGCGCCTTCCCGCGAGCCCGACTGGACCGCTTCGGCCGACCCGCTGGGCGAGGCCCTGCACTTCCTCCGCCTGAGCGGGATGTTCTACTGCCGCTCCGAGCTGCGCGCGCCGTGGGGCCTGACGATGCCTGCGTTCGCGAACGCACTGTGGTTCCACGTGATCACGCAGGGCGAGTGCACGCTCGAGGGCAAGCACATCGGCGCCCTGAAGCTCCGCACCGGCGACTTCGTGCTGGTGCCGCACGGCGACGGCCACCGCCTGCGTTCCGACCGCCGCGCCCCGACCCCCAACGTCGTCGAGCTGCCGCAACGCATGCTCTCGAGCGCGTACTCGCTGCTCGAGCACGGCGGCCACGGGGCCGCGACCACGCTGGTGTGCGGTGTGGTCCGCTTCGACGAGCCGGCCGCGCACGATCTGGTCGCGATGCTGCCGGCCGCGATCCACCTCGACGGCACCGGCTCGAGCTACGCCGACTGGATGGCGGGCACGCTGCGACTGATGGCCGACGAGGCCCGCGCGCTGCGACCCGGTGGCGAGACCATCATCACCCGGCTCGCCGACGTGCTGGTCATCCAGGCGATCCGCAGCTGGCTGGCGCGGGATGCTGGCGGCGCGGGCGGATGGATCGCCGCGCTGCGCGACCCGCAGATCGGACGCGCGGTGCTGGGCATCCACCGCGAGCCCGACCGCGCGTGGACGGTCGGCGAGCTCGCGGCCCTGGCCGGCATGTCGCGCTCGTCCTTCGCCGCGCACTTCAACGCGCGGGTCGGCGAGCCGCCGATGGCGTTCGTGACCCGGGTCCGCATGCGCATGGCCGCGGCGCTGCTCGGTGGCCAGGACGCCGGCCTGGCCGACCTCGCGGGCAGGCTCGGCTACCGCTCCGAGGCGGCGTTCAACCGCGCCTTCAAGCGCGTCATCGGTACGACCCCGGGTGCGCACCGACGCAGCGCGACGCGATGAGTGCCAACCTCGCGGCGCTCGCGTATCGTGGAAGGATGGTGTCGACGCGCCTGTGCCCACTCGCTTGGCTCAGCATCGCGGCCGCGGCCGTGGCTGCTTGCGGGGACGATGGGGCGGACGCCGCCGACGGCGAGTCGAGCGGTGCCAGCTCGAGCCCCGCCAGCTCGAGCGCCACCGACCCGAGCACCACTGTCGTCGATGGCAGCAGCTCGGCCGGCAGTGACTCGAGCGACGCAGGTGTCGATGCCAGCACGTCGAGCGGGAGCGCGGGCGTCACGTCCGACACCACGGCAGAAGCCGGGACGCAGACCAGCGTCGGCTCCGCGACCACGTCGGACGCGACCTCGACTGGCACATCTGGCACCACGGCGTCTTCGGTGACCTGCGGCGATGGTGAGCAGACCCAAGACGAGGCGTGCGACGACGGCAACGCGGCGGACGACGACGGCTGCAGCGCCGCGTGTGCCGTCGAGCCCGGTTGGTCGTGCGCGGGCGTGCCGAGCTCGTGCATCACGAGCTGCGGCGATGGTGTGCGCGCCGGCGATGAGGCCTGCGATGACGGCGACCTCGCGCCGTCCGACGGCTGCGCATACGACTGCACCGTCGCGTTCGGATGGAGCTGCGCGGGCTCGCCGAGCGTCTGCACCATCGACGCGGTCGTCGAGGAGATCGCGCTCGGCGGCCTCGGCGGCTGCATCCGCACCGACCTCGGCGACGTGGCGTGCTTCGGCGAGCGCGCCCAGGGGGCGGTCGGCGACGGCGGGGTCGATGGCTTCAGCGGCGTCCCCGTCTTCACCCTCGACGATGTCACGGCGATCGCCGCTGGCGAGCAGCTCCACTGTGCGATCCGGAGCGTGGGCGACGTGTGGTGCTGGGGCGACAACGCCGAGCTCGCGATGGGTTCGACGGTGATGTCACCCGACGACGATCAGACGCTCCCGATCGCGATCGCGGACGCACCGCTCGCCACCTCGATCGAGGCCGGCGACGATCACGTGTGCGTGATCGATCTCGCCGGCGCGGTGTGGTGCTGGGGCGACAACGCCGACCTGCAGCTCGGACGCGGCGGTGTCGAGACCTCCGACAGCCCCGACCCGAGCGCAGTGGCCCTCCCGGGCGACCTCACCGCGATCGACCTCGGCCTCGGCGACGGACACTCGTGCGCGGTGCTCAGCGACGGCACGGTCGCCTGCTGGGGCGACGACGACAACGGTCAGCTCGGGGACGGGACGCCCGGAATCGATCGCAGCACGGCGTTGCTCGTGCCCGGGCTGGCCGACGTCGTCGAGGTCGAAGCCGGCGAGGACACCACGTGCGTGCGCGACGAGATCGGCGCCGTGTACTGCTGGGGCGACAACATCCAGGGCCAGCTCGGCGTGGGCAACACGTTCGATGCCGCGGCCCCGCAGGGGGTGACGCTGCCGATGCCGGCGCAGTCGATCACGCTCGGTGATCGCTTCGCGTGTGCGCTGCTCGTCGATGGTCAGCTCTACTGTTGGGGCGAAGGCGCCGACTTCCAGCTCGGCAACGGCGATCTCGCACCGACGTCGCTCCCGAGCCCCGTCGCCCAGCTGCCCGACGCCGACCTCGTCGAGGTCGAGGCCGGCGCACGTGGAGCCTGCGTGCGTGCGGCCACGGGCGAGCGCTGGTGCTGGGGCTTCAGTCAGGACGGGCAGCTGGGCTTCGCGCCCCCGATGCAGCTCGAGCCGGCACCGGTGGCGTTCTCATCCGCTCCCGCCGCGGTGGTGCTCGATCCGCCCGAGCAAAGCGGCGTGCTGTGTGGCGTGCAGGACGATGGGACCGTCGAGTGCGCCGGTGATGGCACCCTCGCCAACCAGACGCCATTCGGCGCCGAGGGCTACTTCTCGCCGCTCTCGCACCACCTCGTCGTTCCCACCGCGTTGCCGTTGCTCGCCGACGTCGAGATCATGCGCATGGGCGACGGCTTCGCGTGTGTGTCGACCGGCGCCGACGTTCAATGCTGGGGTGACAACAGCCAACGTCAGCTCGGCCAAGGCGGCTCCAGCACCGTCGACGCGTACACGCCGGTGTCCGTGGTCGGGCTCGGCGCGGTCGACGAGCTCGCGATGGGGGCGCGGCACTCGTGCGTCCGCACCGGCGGCAGCGTGCTGTGCTGGGGCGACAACACCGACGGGCAGGTCGGCACCGCTGCGTTGAACGGCGATCAGGGTACGCCGGTCGTCGTACCGCTCATCGCCGACGCCGTCGAGCTCGCGCTCGGCGAGCGACACTCGTGCGCACGGCTCGACTCGGGGCCCGTGCGCTGTTGGGGCGATGACGAGCAGGGGCAGATCGGCGACGACGACGATGACCCTGCGGATCCACTCGCACCGGTCGACGTCACGGGCTTGCCGGCCGCGGTCGAGCAGATCGTCGCCGGCCAAGCCCACACCTGCGCGCGCGCATCCGGCGACGTGTACTGCTGGGGCGCCGGCGCATTCGGGCAGCTGGGCGTCGGCGACGAGCAGGACGCCGACACCGCGCAGCTCGTGCCGGGCCTCGCCGAGATCGAGCAGCTCGCCGCCGGCTACACCCACGTCTGCGCCCGCGATGCCAACGGCGCCATGTGGTGCTGGGGCGAGTCCGGCGAGGGTCAGCTCGGCGACGGCGGCGTGACGATCACGGCGGCGACCGAGGTGCTCGCACCCACGCAGTTCCTCGTCGGCAGCGGCATCACGGCGGTCGTGGCCGGCGACGCGATCACCTGCATCGAAGCGGCGGGGAGCTGGGGCTGTGTCGGGCGGCGCGCGGCCGGGCAGCTCGGCGACGGGAGCACGACGGTGCCGGTGTTCCCCTCCGAGCTGCGCTTCGGACCCTGACGCGGCGCAGCGTCGGCAAGCCGGCGATCCGAGCATCGGTGGCGCGGGGTGTCGCGCGCCGGCGAACGATCAGCCAGCCGGCTTGCACAGCCCGCCGCCCTCGATCTGTGCGTTGGTGCGGAAGGTGTTGAGCGTGCTCCATTGGGCACCACGTGCTGCGGGATGGTGCCGTCCTCGCGCACGTTCGTCACGTAGTACGCGTGCTGATTCCAGATGCGTCGCGCCTGGATCCACCGATCCTCGGCGTCGCGGATGGCCTGCAGCGCCGGCTCGCCACCGGTCGAGACCACGAGGATCTCGGCCGAGCCGTCGTTGTCGATGTCGGCGACCACGGGGTACTCGCTGATGGTCGGGCTCTGGCGAGGGATCGTCAGCTGCACCGCGCCGGTGAGGCCGTCGTAGATGCGGAAATTCTGCTCGTCGGCGTACATCGCCTCGGCGATGCCATCACCGAGGAAGTCGAACGCGGTGCCACCGGCTGCGCCCGAGAAGTCCTGCACGACCGTCTGCCACAGCACGTCACCCGCCGTCGGACCTTCGTACACCGCGTAGGCGCTCTGCGACGAGCTGGCCCACTCGCTGACGTTGTCGCCGTCGAAGTCGTGGATGGTCCCCGGGCGCTGCCACACGAGGTAGGCCGAAGCAGCCACGCCGGTCGGCGTCACTGGTCCGTAGGCGATGCTGCCGTCGTGCTCGATCATCCAGATGCCCTGCCCCGAGGTCACGAAGATCTCGGGCTCGGGATCGTCGTCGAGGTTGCCGACCTGCGGGATCGACTGCGACGTGACCGTGGGGTAGTTGTCGAAGTAGACCGAGCCGTCGAAGTGGTAGGCCGAGTGTCCGGTGATGACCTCGAGCGTGCCGTCGCCGTCGAGATCCGCCGCGGTCGAGCACTCGAGCTCGCCGGGGTTGGGGTTGGTCTGCTCCCACAGCATGTTGCCGTCGTGGTCGTAGACCTCGTGGTTGAACACGATCTCGACATCGCCGTCGGCGTCGAGATCGTGCAGCGCGATGGCCCCCGACTCGCGGTAGAACTGGCTGGCGTTGCCGCCGTCGGTGGTATTGGCCCACTTGACGGTGCCGTCGTGCTCGAACGCCTTGATGCGGAAGACCCCGCCGGAGATGTACTCGGCGACGATCTCCGGCAGGCCGTCGTTGTCGATGTCGCCGATCGCCGGGGTGCCGGTGCAGGAGACCTGCTCGCTCTGGGGGATCGCAAAGTGCAGCACACCGGTGGCGCCGTCGATGATGTTGACGTCACACGGGGTGCTGTAGCTGATGCCGCTGCGGGTCAGCAGCACCACGTCGGGGATGTCGCAGAGGTTGATCTCGCCGTTGCCGTCGTCGTCGGTGAAGTTCGCGACCAGCGGCGTGACCCAGCTCTGCAGCCCCACGCCGAAGGTCCACTGCACCTCGGGGGTGAAGCTGTCGGCCGG is a genomic window of Deltaproteobacteria bacterium containing:
- a CDS encoding DUF4215 domain-containing protein, giving the protein MVSTRLCPLAWLSIAAAAVAACGDDGADAADGESSGASSSPASSSATDPSTTVVDGSSSAGSDSSDAGVDASTSSGSAGVTSDTTAEAGTQTSVGSATTSDATSTGTSGTTASSVTCGDGEQTQDEACDDGNAADDDGCSAACAVEPGWSCAGVPSSCITSCGDGVRAGDEACDDGDLAPSDGCAYDCTVAFGWSCAGSPSVCTIDAVVEEIALGGLGGCIRTDLGDVACFGERAQGAVGDGGVDGFSGVPVFTLDDVTAIAAGEQLHCAIRSVGDVWCWGDNAELAMGSTVMSPDDDQTLPIAIADAPLATSIEAGDDHVCVIDLAGAVWCWGDNADLQLGRGGVETSDSPDPSAVALPGDLTAIDLGLGDGHSCAVLSDGTVACWGDDDNGQLGDGTPGIDRSTALLVPGLADVVEVEAGEDTTCVRDEIGAVYCWGDNIQGQLGVGNTFDAAAPQGVTLPMPAQSITLGDRFACALLVDGQLYCWGEGADFQLGNGDLAPTSLPSPVAQLPDADLVEVEAGARGACVRAATGERWCWGFSQDGQLGFAPPMQLEPAPVAFSSAPAAVVLDPPEQSGVLCGVQDDGTVECAGDGTLANQTPFGAEGYFSPLSHHLVVPTALPLLADVEIMRMGDGFACVSTGADVQCWGDNSQRQLGQGGSSTVDAYTPVSVVGLGAVDELAMGARHSCVRTGGSVLCWGDNTDGQVGTAALNGDQGTPVVVPLIADAVELALGERHSCARLDSGPVRCWGDDEQGQIGDDDDDPADPLAPVDVTGLPAAVEQIVAGQAHTCARASGDVYCWGAGAFGQLGVGDEQDADTAQLVPGLAEIEQLAAGYTHVCARDANGAMWCWGESGEGQLGDGGVTITAATEVLAPTQFLVGSGITAVVAGDAITCIEAAGSWGCVGRRAAGQLGDGSTTVPVFPSELRFGP
- a CDS encoding AraC family transcriptional regulator; the encoded protein is MHPAPSREPDWTASADPLGEALHFLRLSGMFYCRSELRAPWGLTMPAFANALWFHVITQGECTLEGKHIGALKLRTGDFVLVPHGDGHRLRSDRRAPTPNVVELPQRMLSSAYSLLEHGGHGAATTLVCGVVRFDEPAAHDLVAMLPAAIHLDGTGSSYADWMAGTLRLMADEARALRPGGETIITRLADVLVIQAIRSWLARDAGGAGGWIAALRDPQIGRAVLGIHREPDRAWTVGELAALAGMSRSSFAAHFNARVGEPPMAFVTRVRMRMAAALLGGQDAGLADLAGRLGYRSEAAFNRAFKRVIGTTPGAHRRSATR